One window of the Colletotrichum destructivum chromosome 4, complete sequence genome contains the following:
- a CDS encoding Putative heterokaryon incompatibility, producing the protein MSVSDESIRQSHHEEKPENGKCSNCRIPLKVEQKYPPLHMTARARFPHTIGQVRKAAGAGCAQCQDLLAIYNQRSLRLLMKTHLFGKCFCCTGRVQRARYLARSLSRRPFQLVFAGVPASSQPDSPLHSFAYLDCGSGQTARRYNAYTYTDDDASCILPAFDPNVDSERTKSEIQDWLSSCTCLAKSQNLDQGRFKPTRIIDVGETPGADVVVKRTLGLDVRAYVCLSYTWGGPQALMCNSSKIQTSQLWKIPHDCIPAVFKDTFKVVQQLGFRYVWIDSLCIVQDDHQDLEIELLQMPNIYKYADLTICASSSKTFTEGFLQRRPDFSERRILLNLPQNKSGTAYMDSFTWWSPPITEPIAQRAWAYQERLLSPRLLEYGWRTARWSCSCHRSYSGSNNLSVQHCTRGVSESVNRERIYSLFSYLNPQGLRHISLSASDLFVTWTRVVRKYSALKLTFPQDRLAAISGVAIELQESTGAQYLAGLWKHELLPSFLLWRTEMSFPKRCKRPDDCRAPSWSWAAIDEGVIFEHSRVVIEPFSVVDVEVSGDFDASIQGSMKMRGPIRRDPLWSRGRSVTLDSSEAHLTITSLDGQECLIWPDCLGDIVRWNQGKLELMGVTLMFIVIGRCQADHSVVRGLMLHQCEAEGNSNYKRVGMFQTRDEGDFMLENWDIEEIVVV; encoded by the exons ATGTCAGTCTCCGATGAAAGTATTCGACAGTCTCATCATGAAGAAAAGCCAGAAAATGGCAAATGTTCCAACTGTCGAATCCCCCTAAAAGTCGAACAGAAGTACCCACCGCTGCATATGACGGCCCGGGCACGCTTCCCACATACAATCGGCCAGGTTCGTAAGGCCGCTGGCGCAGGGTGTGCACAATGCCAAGACCTGCTCGCGATTTACAACCAGCGGAGTCTGCGGCTGTTGATGAAGACACATCTTTTTGGCAAATGCTTCTGCTGTACCGGTAGGGTCCAACGCGCTCGTTATTTGGCGCGGAGCCTCAGCAGGAGGCCGTTCCAACTTGTCTTCGCGGGAGTGCCGGCCAGTTCTCAGCCAGACAGCCCTCTGCACTCATTTGCATACCTTGATTGCGGCAGTGGGCAAACAGCACGTCGCTACAACGCATATACCTATACTG ACGATGACGCTTCGTGTATCTTACCTGCTTTCGACCCGAACGTTGATTCCGAACGAACAAAGTCGGAAATTCAGGACTGGTTGTCAAGCTGCACATGCCTAGCAAAGTCACAGAACCTAGACCAAGGGCGGTTCAAACCAACACGCATCATCGATGTCGGCGAAACCCCTGGAGCAGACGTCGTGGTCAAGCGCACCTTGGGGCTTGATGTTCGAGCCTACGTTTGTCTCTCTTACACTTGGGGCGGGCCTCAAGCACTGATGTGCAACTCATCTAAGATCCAAACCTCTCAGCTTTGGAAGATACCCCATGATTGTATTCCCGCCGTTTTCAAAGATACTTTTAAAGTCGTTCAGCAGCTGGGATTTCGATATGTCTGGATCGATAGTCTATGCATTGttcaagacgaccatcaaGACTTGGAGATCGAGCTGTTACAGATGCCCAACATTTACAAGTATGCAGATCTGACCATCTGCGCCTCATCCTCCAAGACTTTCACAGAGGGTTTTCTACAGCGACGACCAGACTTCAGCGAAAGACGGATTCTACTCAATCTCCCACAAAACAAGTCAGGAACAGCATACATGGACTCGTTCACCTGGTGGTCACCACCCATCACAGAACCGATCGCACAACGTGCATGGGCATACCAGGAGCGCTTGCTTTCCCCTCGACTTCTCGAGTACGGCTGGAGAACAGCGCGATGGAGCTGCTCCTGTCACAGAAGCTATAGCGGTAGCAACAACCTTTCTGTCCAGCATTGTACTCGAGGGGTCTCAGAGTCTGTGAATAGGGAGAGGATTTACAGCCTCTTTTCGTACTTGAACCCACAGGGTCTACGGCACATTTCGCTCTCTGCATCCGACCTATTTGTCACCTGGACCAGGGTCGTCCGCAAGTACTCGGCTCTGAAGCTGACTTTTCCGCAAGACCGATTGGCTGCGATTAGTGGCGTGGCCATTGAGCTCCAGGAATCGACAGGCGCGCAGTACCTCGCCGGTCTGTGGAAACATGAATTGCTACCGTCGTTCTTGCTGTGGCGAACAGAGATGTCCTTTCCCAAGAGATGCAAGCGACCGGATGACTGCCGAGCACcatcttggtcttgggcTGCGATCGATGAGGGTGTAATCTTCGAACATAGCAGGGTGGTTATAGAACCGTTCTCAgtcgttgacgttgaagTTTCGGGGGATTTTGATGCGTCGATTCAGGGATCTATGAAGATGCGTGGACCTATTCGAAGAGATCCCCTCTGGAGTAGGGGCAGAAGCGTCACTTTGGATTCGTCAGAAGCGCACCTCACGATTACCTCATTGGATGGACAGGAATGTCTCATCTGGCCCGACTGTCTCGGTGATATAGTGCGTTGGAACCAAGGAAAACTCGAGCTCATGGGAGTCACGTTAATGTTCATAGTTATTGGGCGATGTCAGGCGGATCATAGCGTTGTTCGCGGGCTGATGCTTCATCAGTGTGAAGCGGAGGGGAACAGCAACTACAAAAGAGTGGGCATGTTCCAGACTCGAGACGAGGGTGACTTCATGCTCGAGAATTGGGACATTGAAGAGATTGTAGTCGTGTGA